One segment of Danio aesculapii chromosome 3, fDanAes4.1, whole genome shotgun sequence DNA contains the following:
- the LOC130221358 gene encoding uncharacterized protein LOC130221358, with the protein MRMKSLQFTFLLGVLCLSGFVESADLIKFKGENATMKCHISEEQVMGVSLYTRHEDELQVVYYHMMSDKLTIKSSYEGRVKAKFEGKTLTVDILNLQMKDAGAYWCKCSLLLTRVCKMDQSGVLLMVRDRKTEQVAASTAASKPGGIYSFLVPVVAVTASSVIVLLFLVLGVWIVPKIKEMRITAEQGKRSINEVYEVMTVKREYR; encoded by the exons ATGAGAATGAAGTCTCTGCAGTTTACCTTCCTGTTGGGTGTTCTTTGTCTCAGCGGCTTTGTTGAAAGTGCAG ATTTGATCAAATTTAAAGGTGAAAATGCAACCATGAAGTGTCACATCTCTGAGGAACAGGTGATGGGAGTGTCTCTGTACACCCGGCATGAGGATGAGCTGCAAGTCGTATACTACCATATGATGTCAGATAAATTAACTATTAAGTCTTCTTATGAAGGACGTGTTAAAGCCAAATTTGAAGGCAAGACTCTGACTGTAGACATCTTGAACCTGCAAATGAAAGATGCCGGTGCCTACTGGTGCAAGTGCAGTCTTCTATTGACTCGTGTGTGTAAAATGGATCAGTCTGGTGTTCTTCTTATGGTTCGTG ACCGAAAAACAGAGCAAGTTGCTGCTTCCACTGCTGCTTCAAAGCCTGGAGGCATATACAGCTTTCTGGTCCCAGTGGTGGCTGTGACTGCCAGCAGTGTGATTGTACTCTTGTTTCTGGTACTGGGAGTGTGGATCGTGCCCAAG ATTAAGGAGATGAGAATAACCGCAGAACAGGGAAAAAGGTCTATAAATGAAGTGTACGAGGTCATGACTGTGAAGAGGGAGTACAGATGA